Proteins encoded in a region of the Nicotiana tomentosiformis chromosome 9, ASM39032v3, whole genome shotgun sequence genome:
- the LOC138899019 gene encoding uncharacterized protein, which yields MAPYEALYERRFHSPVGLFEPGEGRMLSTDLVRDALEKVKLIQDRLHTTQFRQKSYANWRARDVEFMVGERVFLRISPMQGVMRFRKNGKLSPRYIVPYEILERVGDVAYKLALLHSLLVVHSVFHISVLQKYYNDSSYVLDFSSVHLEKDFTYVKEPVSIMDRQIPVLVPVALSQTSQIQLL from the exons atggctccttatgaggccttatatgagaGGCGGTTTCATTCTCCGGTTGGTttgtttgagccgggagagggtAGAATGTTGAGTActgatttggttcgtgatgccttggaaaaagtcaagttgattcaagatcggcttcaTACAACCCAGtttaggcagaagagttacgctaattggagggctcgtgatgtagaatttatggtgggagagagggttttTCTACGGATTTCACCAATgcaaggtgtaatgaggttcaggaagaatggcaagttgagccctaggtatattgttccttatgagattcttgagagagttggtgatgtggcctacaaacttgcatTGCTACACAGCTTATTGGTAGTTCACTCAGTGTTCCACATTTCAGTGCTCCAAAAATACTACAATGATTCATcctatgtattagatttcagctcagtccaccTAGAAAAGGATTTCACTTATGTTAAGGAGCCGGTGTCCATTATGGACAGGCAG ATACCGGTGTTAGTCCCGGTGGCGCTTAGCCAGACATCTCAGATTCAGTTGCTTTAG
- the LOC138899020 gene encoding uncharacterized protein, whose translation MDSEKVLLSVSPMKGVMTFVKKGNLSPQNIGPFAILERFGEVDYRLGFPPILSGVHSIGHISMLFMYYEDKSDLLDFSLVQLDKNLTYEEELVAILDRQVWKLRSKDISPEKIQLRGQLAKEVNWGTKDDIWRRYPYHFVNPSMILNLFEDKVEEIFGLVLGMLKSSLEHLVLFWKA comes from the exons ATGGATAGTGAGAAGGTTCTCCTTAgtgtttcgcctatgaaaggcgtgATGACATTTGTGAAGAAGGGAAACTTGAGCCCTCAAAATATTGGTCCATTCGCGATATTAGAGAGATTTGGTGAGGTGGATTACAGACTTGGTTTTCCACCCATCTTGTCTGGAGTTCATTCGATAGGTCATATTTCCATGCTTTTTATGTACTATGAAGACAAGTCAGATTTGTTGGATTTTAGTTTAGTACAATTGGATaagaatttgacttatgaagaagagttggtggccattttggataggcaggtttggAAGTTAAGATCGAAAGATATTTCACCAGAGAAAATTCAGTTGAGGGGTCAGCTGGCCAAGGAAGTGAATTGGGGAACTAAGGATGATATATGGAGAAGATATCCTTATCACTTTGTCaatccaagtatgattctaaacctaTTCGAGGACAAAG TTGAGGAGATTTTTGGTTTAGTTTTGGGAATGTTAAAGAGTagtttggaacacttagttctattttggaaagcttaa